The following proteins are co-located in the Pedobacter sp. FW305-3-2-15-E-R2A2 genome:
- a CDS encoding ATP-dependent Clp protease proteolytic subunit — MNMNKNEFFQYAVKHHRINSNYMENYISGASTAMRPMAMTPYITEERQLNVAQMDVFSRLMMDRIIFMGEPVDDRNANVVQAQLLFLQSVDAEKDIQLYVNCPGGAVYAGLGIYDTMQLISPDVATICTGIALSFGSVLLCAGTPGKRSALKHSRVMIHQASGGTQGTATDMDISVREILKIQKELYQIIASHSGQEYERINEAASRDYWMTAPEAKAFGMIDEVL; from the coding sequence ATGAATATGAACAAGAATGAATTCTTTCAGTATGCGGTGAAACACCACCGGATCAATAGCAACTATATGGAAAATTATATTTCCGGAGCGTCCACTGCGATGCGCCCAATGGCGATGACGCCTTATATCACCGAAGAACGACAATTAAATGTGGCCCAGATGGATGTGTTTTCCAGACTGATGATGGACCGGATTATTTTTATGGGAGAACCGGTTGACGACAGGAACGCGAACGTGGTACAGGCACAATTGCTTTTCCTGCAATCTGTGGATGCGGAGAAAGACATTCAGTTGTATGTCAATTGTCCGGGAGGAGCAGTGTATGCCGGACTGGGGATTTATGACACCATGCAGCTGATTTCGCCCGATGTAGCCACGATCTGTACCGGGATAGCTCTTTCCTTTGGTTCGGTCTTGTTATGCGCTGGTACGCCGGGAAAACGCTCTGCTTTAAAACATTCCAGGGTAATGATCCATCAGGCTTCCGGTGGAACGCAGGGAACGGCCACCGACATGGACATCAGCGTGAGGGAGATCCTTAAAATTCAAAAAGAATTGTATCAGATCATCGCCAGTCATAGCGGACAGGAATACGAGCGCATCAATGAAGCGGCCAGCCGGGATTATTGGATGACCGCTCCAGAGGCTAAAGCATTTGGAATGATTGACGAGGTGTTATAA